Part of the Xenopus laevis strain J_2021 chromosome 2S, Xenopus_laevis_v10.1, whole genome shotgun sequence genome is shown below.
cccttagtgggctggtggggacagtttgggcctctgtgtacttgaaatgtcactGCCCATTTTGTATCCCAATCCGGACGGATAAAGATCGACCgaaaaaagccaggaggctgagaaaTCGCCCTAAAGGAATTGTCAAGTACCAGGACCACAGGGGTGACCCCAAGATATGTGTTCTGTTACTGGAATTCCACAAGGACCCagtatttaacatatttaaaagttGCATATGATTTAATGCATTATCATGGCAGTTGCAGTTAAAGCCTTGTAGTAAATAAGTTACTGCTATTACACTTTTTGTTGACACACTATTTATTGCTTAGAAAGACTCCATAATGATATATAGTGGTGATCCTGGATTTTTATATTGTCACTGACCAAGGTTGCACATTTGGCACATGGGATAAAATACCTTTTTGTGCATAGGGTTTTATCATTAAAGGGCAATGGATATATCAGCTAAGGCTTCAGTTGGCCATGCAGGGTCCAACACTGGCTGCGGATTTGGTCACTCCTGAGATGGAAGCATAATGGGATGTGTATGGAGGCAAAGTGACAAGCTTATAACTAAACAGAGATTCAGATATAGTAGGAACTGACCGCATTAGACTCAACCCAATGAATAGACACATTGCCCAGAATCACAATGTTTTTACCTTGATATGTGAGGATCATGGCCAGGTTACTCAGCACCACATGCAGGTCGGGGTGTTCAGTCTTACGAGCGAGCTCAGACGCCTGCTTTACAACGGCAAAGGCCTCTTCATGATTACCCAGGGCTTCCAGTGCAATCGCAATATCATTCATGAGGATAATAGACTACAAGACAGCAATAGAGGCAAAGAAGTGAAGCTCAGCAGCACTTAAGGGAATTAATAACTAGAAATTAATATTCACATGCTTTTAACCCAACATTTGGCTGCAAATCAGATAAAGTCAATTGCATGATACAAAGGTATAGTAACATGGCTTCTGAAAACTTTACTGGAACAAGATAGAGCGATGGCACACCCACGgcagcccttaaaggggaaggaaacctagtcggcgcaaaccccccaccccccctcccgtttgttggccaccctccctcctcccccctggcctacccgtcccgctgggcaaatgcccctaacttgctacttacccttctgcgcaggtccagtccagggagttcacagacgacatcttcttcctgctttgaacggcgttttggcacatgcgcagtaggatcatttcgccggtacggatctactgcgcatgcgccaaaagtcacgcacatgcgcagtagatcgtaccggcgaaatgatcctactgcgcatgcgccaaaacgccgttcacagcaggaagaagatcgcgtggaagaagatgtcgtctgtgaacttcctggactggacctgcgcagaagggtaagtaacaagttaggggcatttgcccagcgggatgggtaggccaggggggaggagggagggtggccaacaaacgggagggggggtggggggtttgtgccgactaggtttccttccctttTAACGATAGTAGCTTGGTGCTCAGTATCAGAGGACACGGCAACCTCCAAAACAGATACAGGAAcagaatacactggcacacaaagcttTTGCAGCAGgtgaacccttgctttaattcaaaaagtgcggaatgtgcaacgtttcggggccacgccTGAgaaagcttgagaaaggggcgtggccccgaaacgttgcacattccgcactttttgCATTAAAGCAAGGGTTCACCTGCTGCAAaagctttgtgtgccagtataTTCTGAAAACTTTAACCAGCACAAGCTTCTTTCTAGTAGAAGTATGGAGTATTCAGGAGATATGAGCGACAGAGTGTGATTCCTTTGTACCTGAGGGTGCTCTGTTCCCTGCTCCTCTCTGCAAATCTTTAATGCTTTCTCATACATGTCTTGCGCCTGTGAAAACGATGAATTGTTCAGCAGGTAGCGACCGTATGAATCCAGACATAACCCCAGGAGGAGACGTGTGTTGCATTTTTCCTCGGCTAACAAAATGGAGTAAATAATAAAGGCAGTGAGTGTTAGAATCTACTTTCCCTAAAGATGACTGGATATTGCATCGCAAAGCCTTACATCACATTATTTGTAGGTGCAAGTGTAACCAATACAGATACACTATTTTCCAGATCTTTAAAACTGTCTACACGTTGGGCTTTCGGTCAGTAACATTTTGGAGCTAAATTTCTATTGTCTGCTCTGTACATGGCTACGGTCAGGGTTTGGTGTAGGAGCCATAAACAATGAAAAAGGTCTGGCCAATCAGCTGACCGCTGCATTAGAGGAGACTACAGATCCCATTGTTTTCACAAGTCATATCTCCAGATTTGTCTGTGAATATGATAAATGATAGGttctatttctatttccaagtcaaaCTGTGAATATAAAGTAAAAGAGATCGTTCTAATATATATGTCTCGGTGGTTGCAGGTACCACAGATGTCTGGCAGACAGAAATTGCTCAGGAGAACTGAAGAGGCAGCACTTGAAGACAGGCAATTGTTGGTGCACTTTTTTCTCAAGCCTAGAACAAACATATActggacttaaaggaaaaccattttagacttgggggctgattcactaagggtcgaatatcgagggttaattaaccctcgatattcgactgggaattgaaatccttcgacttcgaatatcgaagtcgaaggatttatcgcagatagttcaatcgaacgattaaatcctttgaatcgaacgattcgaaggatttaaatccaacgatcgaaggattatccttcgatcaaaaaaagttagccaagcctatggggaccttccccataggctaacattgacttcggtagcttttagatggcgaactagggggtcaaagttttttttaaagagacagtacttcgactatcgaatggtcgaatagtcgaacgatttttactatgaatccttcgattcgaagtcgtagtcgaaggtcgaagtagcccattcgatggtcaaagtagcccaaaaaaaccgtcgaaattcgaagtttttttacttcggatccttcactcgaagttagtgaatcggccccttggtgtgaCAAAAGTaagacacccccaagtgactacttttacatACCTGACAcctcgggccagtgctcctatcagcagaaaaccgcacagGTTCTtgtagtgagcaccacggagagatcctcctCCTGCTTCTTCGGCTGTTCTCACGGCTGGGCAtgagcagtagagcgaaaagcggAACTTTAAACGAAAAAGATGGCCATTTCGCTTTACAGTACATGCGTCTGCCCGGGAAATATGAAAACTGATGGAGCAGGAacaggatcgatccgtggtgctcactagaacctgtgtagttttctgctgataggagcaccggcctggggtgtcagttaagtaaaagtagtcacttgggggagcctaacatttggcacaccaagtctaaaatggtattccttcccCTTAAAGCAAGCAAGAATAGAACTGAAACTACAAATAGCTTTACTCACAAAcacaatatcgaagtcgaaggatttatcgcagatagttcaatcgaacgattattcctttgatcgaacgattaaatcctttgaatcgaacgattcgaaggatttaaatccaacgatcgaccttccccataggctaacattgagttcggtagcttttagatggcgaactagggggtcgaagttttttttaaagagacagtacttcgactatcgaatggtcgaatagtcgaacgatttttactacgaatccttcgattcgaagtcgtagtcgaaggtcgaagtagcccattcgatggtcgaagtagcccaaaaaaactttcgaaattcgaagtttttttacttcgaatccttcactcaaagttagtgaatcggccccttggtgtgacaaaagtaaggcacccccaagtgactacttttacttacctaacacctcgggccagtgctcctatcagcagaaaaccgcacagGTTCTtgtagtgagcaccacggagagatcctcctCCTGCTTCTTCGGCTCTTCTCAAGGCTGTGCAtgagcagtagagcgaaaagcggaactttaacgaaaaagatgGCTATTTCACTTTACAGTACATGCGTctgcctgggaaatttgaaaacggATGGAGCAGGAACAGGATCGATCCTTGGTGTTCACTAGAAcctgtgtagttttctgctgataagagcaccggcccggggtgtcaggtaagtaaaagtatgcaaacacactcacgtgcacacccgagccctatgAAGTAATAGACCCGGTGCTCGGACCCTGGGAAGTCGGCACCTCCGCAATACAACAGGAACGAAGAAAataggtaccggcacacaggtgcaattcaagtaggggactagacccttacgtgtttattaagtcgacacaacgtttcgggggcaattCCCCCTGACGAATTCTTCGTTCCtgaggtaagtaaaagtagtcacttgggggagcctaacatttggcacaccaagtctaaaatggtattccttcccctttaagcaagcaAGAATAGAACTGAAACTACAAATAGCTTCACTCACAAACACAAGAAGTCAACAAAGCTGAACTCTTACCAGTTAATGACTCCTCCAACAGACCTGCCGCTTTCTCTAGCTTTTCTTCCAGACTCAAGATACAGAACTTGTAGCCTGCCACTGCCAACTCCTTCCTGTGGTGCAGACAATAGTTCAAAAGTCAGCGGTATCAGTTCACCCAGGCATATGGACCTGAACATATAAAGCTTATTTTAATCCAATCCAACTACCGAATCAGCCTAAATAACAGGTTAATGATATGAGATATGGAGAGGCATAAATACAttcacttacttgttttgtgtagCGTAGATACTGGCCAGCTTGAGGGAAATCTCAATAAAAGCGTTGTCGTTCTAAATAACAACAACAAGAAAAACATTACCCCAATCCAGGATATTATATTGAGGCAGCAAAAGTGGCAAAAGAACAATATACCTGCTGGACTCCATCGTTCAGCATGTACATCAATGTTTCCTTGAAAAGCTTTTCAGACTAGAAGGGAAAACAAAACGATACCTGCTATCAGCCAAATAATCTCATGGAAAAAGATCCGATTTTATTAACAGGGTGCAACTAAATATCAAGTCTATTATATTAAGCATTATATTGTTgtatttcataatatactttcttGTTGGGAAAGTaccaaatcaaataaaaaaaaaatcaggacaaAGGCAAAGTTGCTTGTAAAGAAAAGAGcaaggttaacttaaaggggaagtaaagtgtaaaatagaataaggctagaaatgctgtatttttgtatacgaaacataaacatgaacttactgcaccacaagcctaatcaaacaaatgatttatgcttttaaagttggccacagggggtcaccatcttgtaactttgtaaaacatctttgcaagaccaagactgtgcacatgctcagtgtggtctgggctgcttagggatcgttataaatgatcaaaacagcacaagtcaaataatatctgccagaagccgatacacaagactgattaataatcagaatatacagactgcactgggtcctgtgttgtcatataatctaatgtggattttatagtttttgtattgtttaatacaaactttatccAAATCTGCAGatccagtggctgcagcaaaataatcctctaaatagaatcccagtttatctgtttaaatctggctccatgatctttgtccctgcagctggagttgaaaacggtaaaggggatgtaaaggcaaaaataaaatccaatacaaatctctacacagtcgccgactgctctacagggaaacaaacaaagctgcttgagttctgcatggctgggaatcaTGCTGTTCATAACTATGATTTTTTCCCTACCCAGCAGTTAGAGACCGTCtgacacagggccggatttacacagtgtgcacccctaggcccactgctgtttgtcgcccctgttccctcccctttatttgtgcaaattttcatcatctggaccgaagaaatggggatttaaaaaaatgattgtatctccagcgcatccccagtgtttttgaaccaatatgggcgtggttgggcagcatgccgcccccctaaaatcctgccgccctaggccgggcctaggtggcctttccacaaatccgggcctggtctgacaattcctatccacagcagtaaatgaagagagaatttcactgcggtttcttataaaaacggttcacattttttaattaaagtatatatgagataggtttctttttcattaaagaaagtaaaaatgggattttatttttttgcctttacatgccctttaagattgaTGGCACACCTAACGTTTACTCTACCAGTAGTCATATTGCTCAAAATACTGAACAAAATCTGCTCGCTATTCATTTTAAAAGCAGGTACATCAGCTGTTACAGGAGTTTCTCTGAGAAGAAGAAATAAGTAGTTAGTGCAAACAGtactgggcaaattcactaaagggcgaattttcacctgcaaaggctccgccacacttcgtcAGGTGTAAATTCGTTACTACTacgctaattctctaaaatgcgaagttctgtctcagcagccgaatgctggcaatgtttcgctagcgttaatttgtcagcatGAGCATTTCATCTCAAACTTTTGCTAAAATCCGTTTcggcctagtgaaacttcgttattattcttacgcttaggtcaatttgaatagggcgggtacatataggtcatatatacgtctttagagatgcaaatgcttgaagtggccacttattaatacaccaaataaagactaaagagataatctaaggggccgattcactaagggtcgaatatcgagggttaattaaccctcgatattcgactaggaattaaaatccttcgacttcgaataacgaagtcgaagtatttagtgcagatagttcgatcgaacgtttgaaggataattccttcaatcgaacgttaaaatcctttgaatcgaaggattttaatccaacgatcgaaggaatatcattcgatcaaaaaacttaggaaagcctatggggaccttccccataggctaacattgacttcggtagcttttagatggcgaactagggggagacagtactttgactatcgaatggtcgaatagttgaacgttttttttcttcgaatccttcgattcgaagtcgtagtcgaaggtcgaagcagcccaaaaaaaacttcaaaattcgaagttttttaccttagaatccttcactcgaagttagtgaatcggccctttaaTGTCCTCAAcgtgagcccatcctaaaactaATGTGgtgtgcccctcaaatggttgaaaaaaaatgttaacacaaacattttttaatagttatctattttaaaatatgaaaaaaaaaacgcctttttggcatacaggatatgagtttactgacataagattaaggaggatgtaacttcatcttatcagttcgccaggtctaaggtggcgaaggaaacgaTGGCGAAAGTGGTAACGtcctgtaaaatttgcactttagtgaatttgcggagtaacaatcgttcacctgagcgaaaattcgcctgacaaTAGGGTGCGAAACTGCGATAGCGACGTTTTCTTTCACTAGAAAGTTGTCCTCTAtgtatgttagtaaattggtcgacgtccctgtggattggatttctggtgaatttccgCTAGCGATGGCCCCTTTAGTAATTCTGCCCTACTTGTAACatgagcctaaagctggccatagatgtgcaggtTTTATCCTCCGTGCGACAAATACTCGTTTGCTTCAGTCTAAATATCTACCGTTAAgtattcagattaaaataagtaagaaacataacaaatcagatgatgttctggccattaattgacaggcagcaatcgtacaaaagtctTAATacctgacaaatagtagtgacagtcacccactggtttcatcatcatcatttatttatatagcgctgacaagatacgcagtgctttaccttagttataacaaagtTATAAcctattaagggccttgaatgtgagtgttaataATTTGagtttgattctagaggagattgggagccagtgaagggtcATGTATAttggagcagctgatgttgagcggtgagatagatgaatgagtctagcggccaaatttagaacagattggagttgtgagaggtggcctagaacagagccttgcggaactccgacagagagagggaacatagtagaGGTAGAGTTAGAGAAAGCAACAAAAaaggaacagtcagacagataagatgtaaaccatgaaagagcagtgtcatgaatgctgagtgtagaatgtcaaggaggagtgtgtggtcaactgtgtcaaaggctgcagagagatctagaaggattagtatggaatagtgacctttagactttgctaGTAAAAGAGCATTAAAGATCATTCTGCAAtccatgcagagatcttatcggtaGCTGATATCACTCTTTTAACCCGTCCGATCGCCTAAACAACCCGATTGTCATGGTACGGAAAATATCAGGACACTTCACACACAAAATTGTAGGAATCTTCTTTTCGTACAACTGCATCTTtgcgtatgtatatatatatatctatctatatacatatatatatatatagatatatatatatatatatatacccagaatgaatacttaagcaacagatagtttacatcatattaaagaatcttatcaaactggaaaatataagTAAATACTGCTctcttacatctcttgccttgaaccaccattttgtgatggtctgtgtgctgcctcagagatcacctgaccagaaatactgcagctctaactgtaacaggaagagatcacatgaccagaaatattgcagctctaactgtaacaggaagagatcacctgaccagaaatactgcagctctaactgtaacaggaagagatcacctgaccagaaatacttcagctctaactgtaacaggaagagatcacctgaccagaaatactgcagctctaactgtaacaggaagagatcacctgaccagaaatactgcagctctaactgtaacaggaagagatcacctgaccagaaatactgcagctctaactgtaacaggaagagatcacctgaccagaaatactgcagctctaactgtaacaggaagagatcacctgaccagaaatactgcagctctaactgtaacaggaagagttcacctgaccagaaatactgcagctctaactgtaacaggaagagatcacctgaccagaaatactgcagctctaactgtaacaggaagagatcacctgaccagaaatactgcagctctaactgtaacaggaagagatcacctgaccagaaatactgcatctctaactgtaacaggaagagatcgcctgaccagaaatactgcagctctaactgtaacaggaagagatcacctgaccagaaatactacagctctaactgtaacaggaagaagtgtttgGAACAAGAGCCAGaactttgtttgtgtgcaccgtgaatcgtaggatcccggggggggggggggccttattttttaatttcaataagtttttattggggttttttttttcaagttaaattaCAGCTTTTGGTAAAAGCCTAATATATACTTTAAGTAAAAGTTTTTACATTAACACATAATGACATTAATAATCACATTAtgtctatttaggattacccaatggtacataatgttaaaaaagtttattattatgaaaatggtttatttacatgaagcagggttttacatacaagctgttttaggcaatatctttatatagagaccaacattgttaaggggtgtagttttcctttaaggtataccAAGAGGTAGATAGAAACTTATCCACTGAGCTATAAAAAAAGTGTTAGCTTGTCGAATACTGTTGTATAATATATGATGTTGGAGTGCAACATTTTTACATGGCCTTTTACACCACGTTCACACAGACAATAATTTGCTGCTGTAATGTGTCACACTGAGCTTCATGGATTATGCCCAGTCCTTTGCAACGGTTTCTTTCTGTGAACACATTAATTCATGTCTAAGGCCAACATTGTTAAAGAAGCACACCATCAATATTACACCAATTAGTTATTTTTTGGCCCAAAATATCTGCACACCTTTAAAAATATCCAATGGACTCATGCATGTCTCCACTTGAGCGACGGATCCTAATCACATCTTCACTTGACCGCAAATTCATGAGCACAGAGCCCTTTTATTGTTCACTGGTGATGTGTTGTGTCTCAAtcagtttactgtatatatttgccgGTGCTTCATAAATAACATAATACTCACTGTATCCAGCTTTCCTGTGAGCAAAGCGAGGTTAGCCatctgaaagcaaaataaaggccaTCGATAAAACGTTTGTGCTACTTTGTCTTCCAAAGTGAAAAATCCCTTTACCAAGCATTATCTGCATTTTGGTACATCGCTCACGAAAGGGTCACAAGCAAtgagcttttaaaggagaaggaaaggttaaaagtaagtaagccttatcagaaaggtctatataaatacaccagtaaactctcaaagtaatgctgctctgagtcctctgtcaaaagaaacatcacatttctttccttctattgtgtactcatgggcttctgtatcagacttcctgttttcatcttaaacctccttgccccgggcgtgagcatgctcagtttgctcctctctccctccctcctccctgctgtaatctgagctcagagctatgaatgagcagggagagactcaggcaggaagtgatgtcacaccaagccaatatggcagctgctatcctaaacaaacagagagagcttctagagctttttactaaggtatggtaaagtattctacaaaataaatatggcattctagcttgcactactgcagttaatatattggcaataaactgcttctgtaaatttccttcttctttaagtatCTTGCAGCATTACAGGGACACAGTTCATAGATGACACTGCCCCTTGAATGGGTCTTCtgcccaaaaacatttttgaaaatgaacattcattaaaggggtggctcacctttaaaggggttgttcaccttcaaacaactagttgttttcagttaGCTCACCAGTTTGTAACTTATTTATTGCACAAGGGTCAAAGGAGACAGTacttttttgggtgggggggataatttcacattttttaaatgcatcccAATGAATTAGTTCTAAATCCCCAGGAAACCTGTTGCACTTGTGCTGTGtctttatatatttctatccCCTCTAAAGAAAGCCCATTATTTTGGTGTGTAAAACACATACCAGATCATACGTGTAGATTATTGCTCTTGTGCTGCCAGACTTGTGAGCCAGATTTAGGGCCTGATGCAAAACCTCTTCTGCCTCCTCCATCTCACCTTTCATAATACTTAACTGAGGGAAGAacagaattaaaaaatacattggtgtttATAATACATACATGGATGCTTTAttgttaacaatatatatatatatatatatatatatatatatatatatatatatatatatatatatatatatatatatatatatgtgtgtgtgtgacataatGCACCTCTCGTATATACAGGTTTCTTTGTTGCTACTAAATCATCCCACACCATCAGCtatgatgttacaaattgtatggtaaataatgttgaaaaaaaaaaacacatgttcatCAAGctaaaccttt
Proteins encoded:
- the ttc19.S gene encoding tetratricopeptide repeat protein 19, mitochondrial isoform X1; translated protein: MLRNTGLCLYRRYLPCVARRYRSDCGQAAARRTSWVVAVSHRPKRMTVAAVCPLPSCLVTSARETVSGGRRNLSFLVGAAAFSLFSYFGKNESEEEVTEAEAEIILLLKKAKLSIMKGEMEEAEEVLHQALNLAHKSGSTRAIIYTYDLMANLALLTGKLDTSEKLFKETLMYMLNDGVQQNDNAFIEISLKLASIYATQNKKELAVAGYKFCILSLEEKLEKAAGLLEESLTAEEKCNTRLLLGLCLDSYGRYLLNNSSFSQAQDMYEKALKICREEQGTEHPQSIILMNDIAIALEALGNHEEAFAVVKQASELARKTEHPDLHVVLSNLAMILTYQGKEHFAEAERIFKEALEHSEKKGDSASAQYIQDGLAELDRRKKGS
- the ttc19.S gene encoding tetratricopeptide repeat protein 19, mitochondrial isoform X2, which translates into the protein MLRNTGLCLYRRYLPCVARRYRSDCGQAAARRTSWVVAVSHRPKRMTVAAVCPLPSCLVTSARETVSGGRRNLSFLVGAAAFSLFSYFGKNESEEEVTEAEAEIILLLKKAKSEKLFKETLMYMLNDGVQQNDNAFIEISLKLASIYATQNKKELAVAGYKFCILSLEEKLEKAAGLLEESLTAEEKCNTRLLLGLCLDSYGRYLLNNSSFSQAQDMYEKALKICREEQGTEHPQSIILMNDIAIALEALGNHEEAFAVVKQASELARKTEHPDLHVVLSNLAMILTYQGKEHFAEAERIFKEALEHSEKKGDSASAQYIQDGLAELDRRKKGS